The DNA segment aataattatcaaatttaagtttttttttaactCCTTGTCAcagtaaatataatttttttacacatattacataaattttaacttcttatttttttttttatcttttttacaaaataatttcatactgcaaaaataaaatttgcagaactatatttatttatttttcactaTATCCCTAAATCCAAGATTGTTcaagtaaaataaattaataaaaattttacttaTAGAAAATTGgagtaatttttaatttaaaaaaaaactaaaaaacatAATTTTGTATTCAAATGTACCGGTTTTTCAAATAGAGAACTGAAATTCTAATGctccaatttttcaaaatttaactaaGATTTGAAAAATGGTTTTAAGTTGTTTTCTATTGTTTtcatttataataaaattcatgTTTTCTAACTGTTTTTTAAATGGTAAATAATAACATTTTTATGatcaaatattataatataatttttaataattaaaattaaataatcatttaagaaaaaatataatgataaaaaattaattgttttattataaataaataaataacagatactaaaataattttaataataaaatttgtttaaatatattttataatgatatatttcttttaattatgaaagatataaataatttttttaattttttgaattaaaaaatatttttcttttattgggatGTGAACACGTTttctattttttcttattttctatgaaaaataaaaataaataattattcctattttttaattataaaaaatatgaccaattttttttttattttttaattagaaaacaTTTTCTTTATTAGAATATAAATACGTTTTCcatattttttctttcttttctatgaaaacatataattattttctacaagtAAACAGACCCCTTAAATATATTAACCTCGATGAAGACCTCCAAGCTTCTTTGCagctgataccaaaactgaaaaataaaACCTACAAAAGGAATTATTTTTTTACTTAATAGTTTTACATTCAAGTTTTAACAACAAAACAACTACAACAATTTTGTTCTTCTTGAGCATAGATCAAACAAATAAAGAGCCAGCCAAAACTTGAGGCCAGAACAAAAAGTTGCAGATGAAGCAATGAGCGGAGAATTAAAGAGAGGTCGGGGAGGGGTGCTTCCGTAAATCCACGGGTTTAATGCAAGTTGCGCGTTGAAGCTTGGCTAAGCCACCTCACATGCCAGCTTTCTCAAACGGCAGAAATTCTGTAAGTCAATCACATCCCGACAGCTCACAAGTCGTGAGCTTAATTCACGACTTCGCTATGGCTTGCACAGTGTGTTAAGTTTGGTTAATGCTTTGACTCGAGTCGCCATTCAAAGATGTGATTCCGTCTAGACTTGTCCTTCGTGGAAAAATTCACGCAAATATAAGCcagtaaaattattataattttatcaagaGTATAATTTGCCTCTAAATTATgtgtatatttattttaaaaaataaaatttcaactcAACCCTTGTGTAGAAATAAGTTTTGCTGATCCACCTTTTAAAAAAAAAGCTCGAACTAATGGATTATACATTGGTGATAAAATGAATTGCATATTGATCTTTTTATGATCTTTTTAAGAGAAAGAAAAAGTTTAATGAataaaaatatagagactaacATGTAAGTTTCACATTTATATACATTCAAGTAAGGATTATTATATAGATTTACTAAAATGTCAATTACTATGTGAGTTTTATAAATATGTAGACTAATCTTTAAATTTCAGTAAACTTTTGGAACTGAATTGTCACTAACCCTAACGGCGTCTTTCTCCTGTTTGCTAGCAACACACAAGTACCTCTTtatcaaaaaaaaataaaaaataataataataacctcaAGACCCTACTTGACAAACACGTGaaaccacctttttttttttttttttttttctaatttttccgtTTGGATTCTTATACCCACCCCCATATTTACTTTCTTTCTTTAAATGATCAGGAAAATTCGCAACATAATTAGAAAACACTAACTTCAATCAAAGAATGAATAATCAGCTTGAGCAAGTTAGTTATCAGATGGGCATGAGTCCTTGCGGGCAAGGGGTTTGGGTTTCGTGGAATCCCCTTTCTGGTAGATGCTTTAAGGTGAACAGTTATGGAGCTGTGGAATCCCCTTTCTGGTAGATGCTTTAAGGTGAACAGTTATGGAGCTGTGCAGACTAATAAAAATGCCTACGGTGAAGGTTTAATCAGAGACTCTTGTGGGAATTGCGTAGGAGGTTTGGTGACCAACTGGGGGAGGTGTTCAGTGCATGGCAGAGATAAGGGCTCCCTCCAGGGGACTGCTTTTAACCAGAAGGTTAAATGTTGAAAACTTGTGGGTTGACTGTGATGGTCAAACTGTAGTGGAGTCGATCTAAAGTTCTACAGATCCTCCTGGCAGTGTGAGAACTTTGCTTTCTGCGGTGAAGGTGGATAACGTGTGGAAGAAAGCAAACTTTAGTGCTGACTTCCTTGCTTCAAATTTTTCAGTGGACGTTCATGAATTGGTGTAGACTCCTCAAGATCTCTGCTTTTGGCTTCAGCATGTCCAGTGTGGCATTGCGTACCTGCGGGCTTGTTTGGTTTAGTGTTGTGTTTTGAGCTTTGATACTCCCCTTTTGTTGGCCCCCCACGAAAAAAACACTGACCAATCAGCACAAACAGTTCAAACATACTAAAATATTAACATATAGAATCATAAAAGATGTAAATAATTCTcccaattatttaaatattttgccCTTCTAAAAGAACCTTTGACTTTGCAATCATATGATCATATTTTTGTCTCCATTGTTTGAAGAAGTGTAACGAGACCATTGCTTGCCCAAGCAATAAGCATTGTTTTTTTCTCAAAAGCAGTAAGCATTGTTTTAGATAAATTTCATCTTTTGATATAACATACGCTTTACTTTTCTAGCCAGAGCATCAAGCATTGTTTTAGAGCATCAAAATAAGAGCGATCTTGTTCTATATATGGAAGTGTGCTCTTTGGTAGAGCTTCATACCTAGATGATAATATTTTGCTACTTGATtcctttaaacttcaaaattcatGAGATAAATGTTTTAAGGCCAAAAAAGCCTAGATATCAATTTGGCAATAGACCATGAACATTCTCACGTCTGTTCCAAAATCCAAACAAactaaaaagaataaaaagacAATACAGCTACCCCAGTACAAAACCTAAAAACGACTCTTATATAAGTAAGATCTCAATTTAACTATTCCACCTTGCCCCCACCACCAAGAAGCATACCACTGCAAAAGAACAAGGATCACAGGAGATGAAAAGAGTCGTTACAGATATGACTAGCAGCAACAAGATAGACCAGTAAAAAACTTAATCCAATCACAAGTAGCACTAAAAATTCTTAGAATCAACTTCAGGCTATGACAAATCAAATAGCAATAAACAGCAGTATTTCAAACCTGTTTTCTCAATGTCCAGCAGTTTAAATTAAGGGACTCCACTTCCAACACCAAATTTGGGAAGAGTATACATTCAAATTATTGCTTTTCAAAGGGTTCCCACCAACAATTAGATTCAAGTCAACAATTTTTGTCCGTCTTAGAAATGGAAATGGATGCCTATATCCCAAAAATGctattccattttttttcttttttcttttttttaactaTTGTTTATTCTTGAAATAACTAGAAATAATTTAatggtaatttaaaaaaaatactaaaaaaatgTTACCATTTAAACATAAATTCAAGTTACTCAAATGTAAAAGAGCATAAATTTTGGATTCCTAGTCAATCCAAATACGTCTTTACAACACTGAAGGTGCTTCCACCACTGTAAATTGTTAGGTTAAACTTTAGGCAACAAAAAACGCATGCAATTATTTGGAAGATAAATGACTGTTGAGAACCAATAAGACTGGTTTTAGACGATCAGACATCATTACAGCTCTTGAACAACTAAGCTAGACATTTCAAATCTACAGTAAACAGTTTCGAAAGCATTTCATTGCAAACTAAATGATTTTAGCACAACAATTGCAACAAAAAGTAGCTAACAAATGACCAGATAAATTGCCATCCCATCCCATCACAACAcaatttaaaaagtaaaattaGAGAATAATACCTTATGTGTTGCTGGGATACATGAAGACTCTAACCCTGTCTCCctgttaaataataaaaaaaatgcataaaacttattcataaccaAATTTCACAGGCCAAATGCGCAAATTCCAATTACCATAGATCTGGGAGGGAGGTTAGACTTGAACTTGGCACGAACAACACCACTGTTACCGTGCGGCCTAGTGACTTTGCCCCAAATGCAGCGATAGTGGGTACCATTCTTCTTAACCTTAGCCTTGTATACATAGGCCATACGCTTACCACAGTACCAATTTACCTCCTCCTTGGTGTTCACGCCCTCGATCTGTATCAGAGACGTGTTTGGGTACTGGTTCGACTTGGACCTAAAATCCAAACGCAAACAAAATCCAATAAGGATCAATCAAAGACCAGATACTCCATCTCGCTGAATCTCAAGAGCAAGTGAAGAGAGAGTACTCTTCGTTACCTCTTGTATCCGAGAATAGTTCCTCGAACATAGAGCCTGCGAAAAACAAAATAGAACAATTAAGCATGGGCTTCAAAAGAGTATACCCAAACTGTGTAAGAATATTCATGAAAGAGATGGTTCAGAACCTGACATTCTCTCCTTGGCGGCTCTTCACCATTTTCGGCTCCGGCTGAGGCTCTGCTTCTGGAATGCGGGGACGATAACCCTAGCAGCACACGGAAGAGAGTGAAACAGTAGGCGTATGCATATAGGTTGTGGTAAATACAGTGTTTGTGCTTTATGCCTGTGCTAATGCTCTACGGCTGAGAAGCGTTGATCAGCCAGAAGGCCCAGAAATGACCCGTTGATGAGACAAACAGGCCCTTTGAGGCCCTATGGTCCAATGGGTAGTTGACTGCTTTGACAATAGGTTAGCATAGTTTTCCTTGCAATCCTCGTTTTTAAGCGAGTTTTGTTAATAGGCAGAGGGATAAATTTCacctataataatttaatttaatttaatttaatttattttattttattataatttcttaactttaatttttttattaaaaaatctgaattttaattttagtatattTGAAGTACTTATGGTTGAATATTAAAGGCCTAAAAGACATTCTCTTGAGATATAAacactaataattaaaaaaaaaaattcttctttgCTTTTTTTTATTGGATAAAATTTATAACTATCCTGAATTTATCTAGTTATAATATTACAGtcctttaatttaaaaatataatataaaactccatcaatttttaaattttatatagtaaAATTTCTCTAATCTCCGATTACTAGTTTTTCAATTAGACGCTAACCTAGATAATTTTAATATGgagtttagtcagtatttctctttctctctcaagccTTGTGTAATTTAAATCTTTCTTCTCTTTATAAACAGAATAATTTTCAtgtgtaaa comes from the Hevea brasiliensis isolate MT/VB/25A 57/8 chromosome 5, ASM3005281v1, whole genome shotgun sequence genome and includes:
- the LOC110671813 gene encoding 60S ribosomal protein L35a-3 isoform X1; translation: MVKSRQGENVRLYVRGTILGYKRSKSNQYPNTSLIQIEGVNTKEEVNWYCGKRMAYVYKAKVKKNGTHYRCIWGKVTRPHGNSGVVRAKFKSNLPPRSMGDRVRVFMYPSNT
- the LOC110671813 gene encoding 60S ribosomal protein L35a-3 isoform X2, producing MLYVRGTILGYKRSKSNQYPNTSLIQIEGVNTKEEVNWYCGKRMAYVYKAKVKKNGTHYRCIWGKVTRPHGNSGVVRAKFKSNLPPRSMGDRVRVFMYPSNT